ACACCTTTTTTACGAACAAGGAACAGTTATTTGATGAAATCCTGCGTGATGTCATCATCGAGATGAAAATGATCGCCGAGCGGGAGATTAGGCGCGATAAGCCGTTTTTTGATAATCTGCACCGTGTGCTGGATGCCCTGCTGGAATTTCGGAGCGAACACGAGCTATTCATTAAGCTGTCTCAGGAGAGTCTTGACTTCGGAACGCCGCAGGCTGGTGAAGGACTCGACAAGATCGAGAGTGTGGTGCTTGAATATCTGGAACGGGAGGTGGAGCAGGCCATTCGTCAAGGGGAAATCAAACCCTGCGATCCACAGATTGTGTCGGTGGTAATGTTCAGGCTATATATCGCGCTTACTGCTGAGCTGAGTAAGGTACATGTGCCGTTGACCAAAGAACAGATCAAGCATTACTTTCATCTGTTTTTGGCAGAGGGGCTGTCACAGTAGAAGTTAAGTCCGGTATAGGGATGGCGTCTCGTACAGCTGCGCTTTCCCTGAGTGGGATCGATGAGGCGGATGGTTCTGAACAGGGTAGACTCATTTTTTTTTGCCTTTAATTGACCAAATGGGGAAAACAGTCATCCAGTGTTACTGTAACATTCACGAAACTATCATTTCACAGCAAGTCATCGTATTTTTCAAGAGAGAGCATATGATCATAAGGAGAGAACCAGAATGAAATCTTTATCCGTGTTTATGAAGGATCTTGGCGCGGTATTCAAGAATCCCAAGATGCGTATTTCCATGTTTGCCATTCTATTTATTCCTGTTCTGTATAGCGGATTGTTCCTGAAGGCATTCTGGGACCCTTACGGTAAAATGAACGAGCTTCCGGTAGCGGTTGTCAACCAGGATAAAGGTGCTGATTATGAAGGCACCAAGCTGACCGCCGGAGAAGATCTGGTCACGGAGCTGAAGAAGACGGACGGGTTCAAGTGGAATTTCGTCAGCAGGGAGCAGGCGGAAGCCGGGCTTGCAGATAATACCTATTATATGGCGATTGTGGTTCCGGAAGACTTCTCGGCCAAGGCAACTACACTGCTGGATGCAGATCCGCAGCCGGCCAAGATCATCTACGAGCCGAATGAAGGCTACAACTTCCTGGCAGGCCAGATTGGCGGCACGGCAGTGAAGGATATCAAGAGCAAGGTATCCGCCAAGATTACGGAAGCTTATACCAGTTCTGTGTTTGATAAAATCACCAAAATCGCAAACGGTCTGGGCGAAGCCGGAGACGGTGCGACCAAGATCGCAGACGGCGCCACCAAGCTGGATGACGGCGCTCTGAAGCTGAAGGACAATCTGGTTGTCCTGACCGAAGGCACTGGCAAACTGCTGGATGGTGTAGCGCCGCTTACGCAGGGCGTGAGCGACCTGAATAATGGAGCAGCCGCTCTGAAAACCGGCAGCAGCACGCTGGCCGGAGGACTGCAGCAGTTATCCGCAGCACATAAGCAGCTGCAGGAGGGTGTAACGCAGTCGGCAGCGGGCAGCAAGCAGCTGAATGCCGGGCTGCAGAAGACGGCAGCCGGAACGGCTTCGCTACAGGCCGGAACACAGTCGGCTGTAGTCGGCACAGAGAAGCTTCAGACAGGTACGAAGGCGGTCGTGGACGGCAGCGCGAAGCTTGCGGCCGGATTAAGCTCCTCCGCCGAGGGCAGTGCGAAGCTTGAAGCCGGACTTACGGCTTCGAAGGATGGCAGTGCCAAGACCGCAGCCGGAGCCAAGGCTGTAGCTGACGGTCTGCAGGCGCTGGCGAAGTCGAATCCGACGCTTGCGGCAAGCCCTGAGGTGCAGAAGCTGCTGGCAGCAAGCGCGGCAGTAGCTGCGGGCACGGCGCAGCTGGACCAGGGCCAGCAGCAGCTCCTGAACGGAGCTGCTGCCCTGAACAGCGGCCAGGGGCAGCTGCTTGAGGGAGCAAATCAGCTGCACAGCGGTTCACAGCAGCTGGATGCAGGTGTAGGCCAGCTGCATGACGGAGCGCAGAAGCTCTACGCAGGCAGCACACAGCTGCTGGATGGCCAGAATCAGCTGGTAGCCGGAGCAGGAGCACTGGAGAACGGCGGTGCGAAGCTGGCCGCAGGCATGAAGCAGTTCGGCGCAAAACTGGACGAAGCGGCAGCGGGCGGCGTGAAGCTGGCAGACGGCGGCAAAGCGCTGGAAGCTGGCACCACGAAGCTGCTGGCCGGCGCAGGCAAGCTGGGCAGCGGACTTAGCTCGGTAGCCGATGGCTCGAAGAAGCTGAGTGACGGAGCAGGGCAACTGAAGGATGGCCTGGATGAGCTGAAGACAGGCTCCGGTGAGCTGGCAAGCAAACTGGGCGATGCGGCATCACAGACTAAATCGGTGAACAAGACCGATGGACTGGTATCCATGTTCGCCCAGCCGGTCCAGATCGAAGAAGTGAAGGTTAACAAGGTGCCTAACTACGGTACAGGATTTGCTCCTTACTTCCTGTCCCTCGGATTGTTTGTAGGCGCACTGATCTGTACGATTGTTATCCCTATGCGTGAATCCGAAGTCATTGGCGCCAGCCGGTTCAACCGGTTCATGAGCCGTACACTTACGTTCTCCCTGATGAGTGTGCTGCAGGCGCTGCTGGCGGTCCTGATTGTCTTGTATGGTCTGGGACTTGAAGTACAGAATGTACCCTTGTTCTACGCCTTCTCGTTCATTACCAGCCTGGCCTTCATGTGGATGATTCAAGCTATTGTTACCTGGATGGATCAGCCGGGCCGCTTCGTAGTCATTCTGATTCTGATCTTCCAGTTGACTACAAGCGCAGGAACCTTCCCGCTGGAGCTGATTCCAGACTGGATGAAGATCTTCAATCCGCTGCTGCCGATGACTTACAGTGTCAAAGGCTTCAAGGCAGTAATTTCTACTGGAGACTTCGGCTCCATGTGGGCTGATGCAGGAACACTAGGTGCTTATGGAATAATCTTCCTGGCACTTACCTTCACCTACTTCATGACCCGTGACCGCGGCAATGAAGCTGTGCTGAAAAGTGAACAAGTTTTGACTGTATAAAGCAACAACATTCTTTGTAAAACATACGAACCAAAAGCGTCCCCTAAGGGGGCGCTTTTGGTTTATTCATAAATATAAATAGCTAATGGAAGTGCCGTTTTCAGGCCGGGAAAATGGTTGAAACGCTTTCAATGCATAAGCGCTTATTCGTCATTTATGCATAATTATACATTCGACAGTTTTTTTACGCTTTTATTCGCTAAAGCTGCAATGTAAAAGTATTTGTTAATCAAGCTCATAAAAAAGTTTAAATTGCGCTCATGTCAGCTCGATGATAAAATAATAACACCAATTCTGCCTGAATAAATATTAAGATTTTCCGCTGAAAAATTTTCCTGGAATTCCGTCTACTTTATAATAGAGAGGTTGCATGTGATGAGACACACTGAACTGCCCGGCAAACAGGGCCTTTATGATCCCCAGTTCGAAAAAGACGCTTGCGGCATGGGATTTGTCGCGCATATTAAAGGCAAGCCGTCCCATGATATTGTCAGCAATGCGCTGACTATGCTCTTCAATATGGAGCATCGGGGAGGCCAGGGAAGCGAGCCGAACTCTGGAGACGGAGCCGGTATTATGCTGCAGATTCCTCACCGTTTCTTTGCCGGCGAAGCCGCGAAGCTGGGCTTTGAGCTTCCGGAGCCGGGCCATTATGGCGTGGGCATGATCTTTCTGTCTCATAACGAGGAGATCCGGGCCAGCCATGAGGCACTCCTGAGCGAGATTATCGCGGAAGAGGGCCAGCAGGTACTCGGTTACCGCGATGTCCCGACCTTTGACGAAATGCTCGGCAAGACGGCCAAGGCTGCTAAGCCTTATGTACGCCAGGTCTTTATCGGCCGCTCGGAGGGAATTAAGGATGACCTGTCCTTCGAACGCAAGCTGTATGTGATCCGCAAACGGGCAGAGCTGGCGATCCGCTACGGCGGGGCAGAAGAAGGCGAATCCTTCTATGTGCCGAGTCTTTCCTGCAAGAAGATCGTATACAAAGGCATGCTGACTACCGTACAGGTAGGACAATTCTATCTTGACCTCCAGGAAGAGACGCTGGAATCAGCGATTGCGCTGGTCCACTCCCGCTTCAGCACCAACACCTTCCCGAGCTGGGAACGTGCCCACCCTTACCGCTTCATGATCCACAACGGTGAAATTAACACCCTTCGCGGCAACGTGAACTGGATGCATGCCCGCCAGTCGCTGTTCAAGAGCGAGAAGTTCGGAGAAGACATCAGCAAAGTTAAGCCGGTGGTGAATCCGGACGGCTCCGATACGGCCATGTTCGATAATACCTTTGAATTCCTCTACCTGAGCGGACGCTCCCTGCCCCATGTGGCAATGATGATGGTTCCTGAGCCTTGGAGCAATCATGACAGCATGGACGAGAAGAAGAAAGCCTTCTATGAATACCACAGCACCCTGATGGAACCGTGGGACGGGCCTGCCGCAATGGGCTTCACTGACGGTGTACAGATTGGGGCCATCCTCGACCGTAACGGCCTGCGTCCTGCGCGTTACTATGTCACCAAAGATGATCTGATTATTCTCTCCTCTGAAGCGGGTGTCCTCGACATTCCGGCAGAAGATGTACTATACAAAGACCGGCTGAGACCGGGCCGGATGCTGCTCGTGGATACGAAGCAGGGCCGGATTATCTCGGACGAAGAGGTAAAAGCCGAGATCGCCTCCGAGCAGCCTTATCAAGAGTGGCTGGATGAGCATCTGATCGGCCTCGATCAGCTTCCGGATGCACCGGAGCTGCCGAATCCGAAGCATGATAATGTGCAGCAGCTGCAGCAGTCCTTCGGCTATACCTTCGAGGATCTGCGCAAGGTTCTGGAGCCCATGGCCTCCACAGGCGCCGAAGCTGTCGGCTCCATGGGTTACGATTCACCGCTGGCCGTGTTATCAGACCGTCCGCAGCGCCTGTACAATTACTTCAAGCAGATGTTCGCCCAGGTCACCAACCCGCCGATTGACGCGATCCGTGAAGAACTGGTAACGTCCACAGCGACTACGATCGGACCTGAACGCAACCTGCTGAAGGCAGAACCGGAGAGCTGCCGGCAGATCTCGCTGGATTCTCCGATTCTCTCGAACGAGGATTTTGCCAAAATCCGTCATGTCCGCCGTGCGGGCTTCAAGTCGATGTCCATTCCGATTCTCTTCCCGGCGGAGCTGGGAGCAGAGGGGCTGCGAATCGCCCTTGACCGGATGAATGAGGCGGCAGACCGCGTCATGGGCAAGGGCCATAATATTCTTATTCTGTCCGACCGGGGTGTAGACCGCGAGAATGCGGCAATTCCTGCGCTTTTGGCAGTCTCCAGCCTGCATCACCATCTGATCCGCTCGGGAACCCGGACCAAGGTCAGCATTCTGCTGGAATCCGGCGAACCGCGTGAGGTTCATCATTATGCGCTTCTGCTGGGTTATGGTGTAAGTGCGGTCAATCCTTACTTGGCCTTCGAGAGTCTGGATGACATGATCAGCCAAGGCCTGCTCCGCGGAATCTCGCATGAGAAGGCTGTGAAGAACTATATCAAGGCAGCTACGAAGAGCGTGGTCAAAATCCTGTCCAAAATGGGAATCTCCACGATTCAGTCCTATCGGGGGGCACAGATTTTTGAAGCGGTCGGGCTGAATTCGGAATTCGTGGACCGTTACTTCACTTGGACGCCTTCGCGTATCGGCGGAATTGGCCTGGAGGAAGTGGCGCAAGAAGCACTTGCCAGCCATAACCGCGCCTTCACCGACAAAGACGGCAACGATATGGTGCTGGATTCCGGCGGTGAATACCAGTGGCGCAGTGACGGGGAAGAGCATCTGTTCAACCCTCAGACCATTCATCTTCTGCAGCACTCCGTGCGCAGCGGTGATTATGAGATGTATAAGAAGTATGCAGGACTCGTTCAGGGCGAAAGCGAGAAGCACCAGACGCTGCGCTCGATGCTGGAGTTCAAGAGCACCAATGCTCCGGTCTCGCTGGATGAGGTAGAATCGGCTGAATCGATCATGAAACGCTTCAAGACCGGTGCCATGTCCTTTGGCTCGATCAGCAAGGAAGCACATGAGACGCTCGCCATTGCCATGAACCGCATCGGCGGCAAGAGCAACACCGGTGAAGGCGGGGAAGATCCGGCGCGCTTCATTCCGGATGCTAACGGCGATTCCCGCCGCAGTGCGATCAAGCAGGTGGCCTCCGGACGGTTCGGTGTTACCTCGAACTATCTGGTGAATGCCGACGAGATTCAGATCAAGATGGCGCAGGGCGCCAAGCCGGGTGAAGGCGGACAGCTTCCGGGCCGCAAGGTGTATCCTTGGGTTGCAGAGGTCCGTGGTTCAACGGCAGGTGTAGGACTGATCTCGCCGCCGCCGCATCATGATATCTATTCCATTGAGGATCTGGCCGAGCTGATCTATGATCTGAAGAATGCCAATCCGCGTGCCAGTATTAACGTGAAGCTCGTCTCTGAGGTTGGCGTTGGCACTATTGCCGCAGGTGTGGCTAAGGGCCGCGCCGATATTATCCTGATCAGCGGTTATGACGGCGGAACCGGCGCTTCGCCGATGAACTCCATCCGTCATGCCGGACTGCCTTGGGAGCTGGGCCTGGCGGAGACCCACCAGACGCTGATGCTGAACAATCTGCGCGACCGTGTAGTGCTGGAAACCGACGGCAAGATGCTCAGCGGGCGCGACCTCGCGGTAGCCGTTCTGCTGGGTGCCGAAGAATACGGCTTCGCTACTGCACCGCTGGTAGCCGTAGGCTGTATCATGATGCGTGTATGCCAGATGGACACCTGTCCGGTTGGCGTAGCTACCCAGAACCCTGAGCTTCGCAAGAACTTCATGGGTGATCCACAGCATGTGGTGAACTTCATGACCTTCGTGGCACAGGATCTGCGCGAGATTATGGCCGAGCTGGGCTTCCGGACGATTGAAGAGATGGTTGGCCGCACCGATTGCCTGGATGCAGTTAAGGCATCCACGCACTGGAAGAAGAAGGGCGTCGATCTGAGCAGTCTGCTGCACACTCCGGCTATGCCGGAAGGAAGTACACGCTTCCGCAGCAAATTCCAGAACCACGGTTTGGAAGAGACCTTGGATATGATGCATCTGCTTGACATTGCTGCACCTGCGCTGGAATTCGGTACGGCAGTTGAAGCTTCTCTGCCGATTACGAACGTGAACCGTGCAGTGGGTACGATTCTGGGCAGTGAGCTGACGCGCAAATACGGCGCAGCCGGGTTGCCGGACGATACGATCCGGCTGCATTTTACCGGATCAGCGGGACAGAGTCTGGGCGCATTCGTGCCGAAGGGCGTCACTATTACCGTTGAAGGCGACTCGAATGACTATGTCGGCAAAGGGCTGTCCGGAGGCAAGCTGATTATCCGGCCTTCACGCAAGGCTACCTTCGCGGCAGAAGATAATATCATCATCGGAAATACAGCACTGTACGGAGCGACCGGCGGCGAAGCTTACGTGAGCGGCATCGCCGGTGAACGGTTCGCCGTCCGTAACTCCGGGGCGAATGTAGTCGTTGAAGGCGTGGGCGACCACGGCTGCGAATACATGACCGGCGGCCGTGTGGTTGTACTGGGTTCAACGGGCCGTAACTTTGCAGCAGGGATGTCGGGCGGTATCGCTTATGTATACGATCCTGACAACACCTTCGTCAAACGCTGTAACCTGGAGATGGTGCTGCTGGAGCGTGTGGAGGAAGCGGACGAAAGCGCTGAACTGCATGCCTTGATTAGCCGCCATACTGAGCTTACAGACAGTAATGTGGGCCGGG
This genomic interval from Paenibacillus sp. FSL H8-0332 contains the following:
- a CDS encoding TetR/AcrR family transcriptional regulator translates to MAVVDRRQQVLQAATKSFSLFGYKATTMDQVAKIANVGKGTIYTFFTNKEQLFDEILRDVIIEMKMIAEREIRRDKPFFDNLHRVLDALLEFRSEHELFIKLSQESLDFGTPQAGEGLDKIESVVLEYLEREVEQAIRQGEIKPCDPQIVSVVMFRLYIALTAELSKVHVPLTKEQIKHYFHLFLAEGLSQ
- the gltB gene encoding glutamate synthase large subunit, whose product is MRHTELPGKQGLYDPQFEKDACGMGFVAHIKGKPSHDIVSNALTMLFNMEHRGGQGSEPNSGDGAGIMLQIPHRFFAGEAAKLGFELPEPGHYGVGMIFLSHNEEIRASHEALLSEIIAEEGQQVLGYRDVPTFDEMLGKTAKAAKPYVRQVFIGRSEGIKDDLSFERKLYVIRKRAELAIRYGGAEEGESFYVPSLSCKKIVYKGMLTTVQVGQFYLDLQEETLESAIALVHSRFSTNTFPSWERAHPYRFMIHNGEINTLRGNVNWMHARQSLFKSEKFGEDISKVKPVVNPDGSDTAMFDNTFEFLYLSGRSLPHVAMMMVPEPWSNHDSMDEKKKAFYEYHSTLMEPWDGPAAMGFTDGVQIGAILDRNGLRPARYYVTKDDLIILSSEAGVLDIPAEDVLYKDRLRPGRMLLVDTKQGRIISDEEVKAEIASEQPYQEWLDEHLIGLDQLPDAPELPNPKHDNVQQLQQSFGYTFEDLRKVLEPMASTGAEAVGSMGYDSPLAVLSDRPQRLYNYFKQMFAQVTNPPIDAIREELVTSTATTIGPERNLLKAEPESCRQISLDSPILSNEDFAKIRHVRRAGFKSMSIPILFPAELGAEGLRIALDRMNEAADRVMGKGHNILILSDRGVDRENAAIPALLAVSSLHHHLIRSGTRTKVSILLESGEPREVHHYALLLGYGVSAVNPYLAFESLDDMISQGLLRGISHEKAVKNYIKAATKSVVKILSKMGISTIQSYRGAQIFEAVGLNSEFVDRYFTWTPSRIGGIGLEEVAQEALASHNRAFTDKDGNDMVLDSGGEYQWRSDGEEHLFNPQTIHLLQHSVRSGDYEMYKKYAGLVQGESEKHQTLRSMLEFKSTNAPVSLDEVESAESIMKRFKTGAMSFGSISKEAHETLAIAMNRIGGKSNTGEGGEDPARFIPDANGDSRRSAIKQVASGRFGVTSNYLVNADEIQIKMAQGAKPGEGGQLPGRKVYPWVAEVRGSTAGVGLISPPPHHDIYSIEDLAELIYDLKNANPRASINVKLVSEVGVGTIAAGVAKGRADIILISGYDGGTGASPMNSIRHAGLPWELGLAETHQTLMLNNLRDRVVLETDGKMLSGRDLAVAVLLGAEEYGFATAPLVAVGCIMMRVCQMDTCPVGVATQNPELRKNFMGDPQHVVNFMTFVAQDLREIMAELGFRTIEEMVGRTDCLDAVKASTHWKKKGVDLSSLLHTPAMPEGSTRFRSKFQNHGLEETLDMMHLLDIAAPALEFGTAVEASLPITNVNRAVGTILGSELTRKYGAAGLPDDTIRLHFTGSAGQSLGAFVPKGVTITVEGDSNDYVGKGLSGGKLIIRPSRKATFAAEDNIIIGNTALYGATGGEAYVSGIAGERFAVRNSGANVVVEGVGDHGCEYMTGGRVVVLGSTGRNFAAGMSGGIAYVYDPDNTFVKRCNLEMVLLERVEEADESAELHALISRHTELTDSNVGRAILDSWAEALPRFARVIPKDYKRMLEQIRKVEQNGLTGEAALMAAFEANMRELARVGG
- a CDS encoding YhgE/Pip domain-containing protein — protein: MKSLSVFMKDLGAVFKNPKMRISMFAILFIPVLYSGLFLKAFWDPYGKMNELPVAVVNQDKGADYEGTKLTAGEDLVTELKKTDGFKWNFVSREQAEAGLADNTYYMAIVVPEDFSAKATTLLDADPQPAKIIYEPNEGYNFLAGQIGGTAVKDIKSKVSAKITEAYTSSVFDKITKIANGLGEAGDGATKIADGATKLDDGALKLKDNLVVLTEGTGKLLDGVAPLTQGVSDLNNGAAALKTGSSTLAGGLQQLSAAHKQLQEGVTQSAAGSKQLNAGLQKTAAGTASLQAGTQSAVVGTEKLQTGTKAVVDGSAKLAAGLSSSAEGSAKLEAGLTASKDGSAKTAAGAKAVADGLQALAKSNPTLAASPEVQKLLAASAAVAAGTAQLDQGQQQLLNGAAALNSGQGQLLEGANQLHSGSQQLDAGVGQLHDGAQKLYAGSTQLLDGQNQLVAGAGALENGGAKLAAGMKQFGAKLDEAAAGGVKLADGGKALEAGTTKLLAGAGKLGSGLSSVADGSKKLSDGAGQLKDGLDELKTGSGELASKLGDAASQTKSVNKTDGLVSMFAQPVQIEEVKVNKVPNYGTGFAPYFLSLGLFVGALICTIVIPMRESEVIGASRFNRFMSRTLTFSLMSVLQALLAVLIVLYGLGLEVQNVPLFYAFSFITSLAFMWMIQAIVTWMDQPGRFVVILILIFQLTTSAGTFPLELIPDWMKIFNPLLPMTYSVKGFKAVISTGDFGSMWADAGTLGAYGIIFLALTFTYFMTRDRGNEAVLKSEQVLTV